The genomic segment TGACAGGAGGAGAGGCCTTGGTAAGAAGCAGAAATCTCATCAGAAACCAGATATTGCCTCTGTGCTTTGGTGGGACAACAGATTCCATCGTCCAAAGCTCTCTGTGCAAGCACCCTCCAGATCAATTGTAACAGAAAAATAAGGTACAAGTCTCACTTCTACCATGCGACACATGACAGCAAGTGCCATTCTGGGCTTGGACAGGTTACAGATCATTAAAGACAAGGTGGACCCATTTGCTATGGATCTGATCAATGAGGCAGAGGTAGCCACTTGCTTTAACCTTGGCACAAGACACCACTTCTGTGGCTCAAAGTCGTTGGCAGTAGAGTTCGTGCAAGCTATTTGCCAGCATTTCTGTCTCTTGAAAAGCTtcgcagctctgctcccagcacggGGGTACCTGCTCCTCCCCATAATAAGCTCCTGCAATGGCTCCAGCCATGGTAGCTATGGTATCTGTGTCTCCACCCAGCGAGATACAGTAGATGATGACCCTCTGTAGGTTGTTGTAGTGATCGGGAATATCTGGGTCGGATTTCATGGAGCGCAAGAAGGAGTAAATCGCAGTGGGGACAGACTCCAGAGCAGCAATGCCATTGCCTGTTAATGAAACCAACCACATTCAGTGACAAAACAGGACTGTTACATCCCTTCCCTTTAGTTCATGAGCTCATCTTATTGCCAATTTCAAACTCTAATATGGCTGGTTCAAGCCAGGTGAAGTGCGGGTAGACGCTATGCAAGTTTCTTTCCATCCCATGCTCTCCGCTGGTCTCATTCCTGATCAGCACCCCACTACCATTCCAGTCAGGAACATGCACCCAACTATGCCCAGGCACAGTCTAACCTGTAACATCACTGGGTTGCCCGGTGTCCAGAAGGAAGATCTGACTGATGGACTGTCATTAAGATGAGATCTTGGAAAATTCGGCATTATTCTTCTCTTGGAAAGACAGCCTTTCATCCACCAAGGCTGCCCTCGGGGAGGGAGTCACCACAGAGCGGGTCACACACTTACTCTTTCCACAGGGCTGAACATGCAGTTTTTGCAACACATCCAACCCCCGCTGGTCTGGCGAGCAAGAGGCAGAAGTCCAGGAAAGCACTAACCACAGGCTCCCTAAGCTGGCCCTGCCCCATGGCTTTTCCTGAATCCCTGTAGGAAGAAAGGTGCTTACCTAACTCAAGCAATACATCTGACTTTGGAACGGTGCTAAGCTCCAAAAATTCCTTGATCTTCTTAAGACGCCTTGAAAATGGTAATTCTTCAAAACCCATCCTGGAGACAAGAGACAGGAATGTAACAAATGCTCTGCTCCAGGGAGCAATCTGCTTGATTTGATCTAATACAACCCAGCCTATGAAGAGGTGTCCAAACAGAGGGCTCCCAGGGACCCAGACTTTCCGAAAAAAGAAACGTTAGTGGCTATAGGAGTGAATCTTCCCACATTTCCAGGTGTTTGAACCATGGCCATGTCTATTGAGACTTCCTGTACACATGCGGAGAATGAGCAAGAACCTCAAAGCAAAGCTGTTCTGAGAGCACGTCAAACTGAAATGAATGAATGAGGGCTTCAGAGGAGGAGACAAAAGGACCCATCTTACCAGTCTGCAGCAAGTCAACTCTCTTGGAAAGGCCAGATATGGGAGAGGACAAACTGAAGTCTCACAAATTGCTTACGGGACAGGGAGGAGAAGCTAGACCTAACAGCATGCAGCCAGCAGGTTGGACGGCTTTTATGAATCACAACCACACTCTTCCACTCCATAAAGGGACTGGCTTGGACtgagggggagaggcagagggaaacGGAACCTGGAGGAATTCCTCACTCCGAGGACATTCACACCAAGGCAGACTGGGAGACGTGTTCATGGTAGCGGAGTGTGTGGCaagagaggctctgcaggccactTCTAGAGAGAGGCGAGGAGTCTGTATTTTCAAACATGAGTTTCCCAGTCACAGGAAAAGCCATGCAGCTAAAATCAAAACACAGCCTAATGACATGAAGGAAAATCTCACACTTCCCATGCACAGAATAGCATCGAGAGACAGGACAGAGTGCAATCTATGAGGCATTAGGTAGACAGCCGTACAGAGTCAAGAGAAAGACACTGCTGTGAACTAGACCAAATTCCATATGGAGGACACAATGCAACTCTCTGAGCCCTACTTACGCTCGCGCATCAGCCAAAGATTTATCATCTGCCTCCACATCCTCCATGTGGCCGATCAGCTGCTCCAGGAAGCTTTCCCGACTAAGCTCTCCCTGCAGGGCGAGGTGCACTGCCAGCGCCTGCAGGATGGCTCCGTTATAGCCAAGTGAGTTGGCATGAGTCAACTCAGCACTGAGCTTCGCAAactgtggattaaaaaaaaaaaaaaatcattaggaAACCAGAGTAAAAGAGAATCACCAAACCCCATCCCATCAGCAGAGATCTGGGAGCCCCAGTGCCTGAACAACCTCCCTGTAATGCACCTTCTTCACATCCTGAACCTCAGGGTAAATCAGCGAAACGCCTGCTACCCTCATAGCACCACCGTTCCCGTAGGAGCCTTTCCCATTAAACTGCACTCGGGCTGGCTCAAACACATCACTGCACTTGGGGCTCAGAAGTTTCTTGAACACTTTGACGACTGCCATCCCATAGCCCCGATCTGGCTCCTTCTTGTGCTCCTCAGCAAATCTGCCAAAGGTAAAACAGCAGCAATTACATAGGAATTAGAAAAACCACACTGGAAAGGGACAGTTTCAACTTACATTTGGTCTGCTACTAAAATCTTTTTTTGAAAGATGCTTTTATAAAGCCTTATTATTCTTTGCATCAGAGTAACATCCAGAGACCTCAGCAAGTATCCTGgccccactgcgctaggtgctgtacagatatgTGCTGTAGAAAGAGaaaaatccctgccccaaagacctggGTGGATGAGGATAACAGAGGTTGAACCATGTGGTTGTACTGACTATATCTATTTGTGTAAATCACTGGTTTCAGCTCTTGACTTTTTGATGTTTTaagatatactttaaaaaataattggaaaCATTTTTACTAGTCACAGGCAGGCAGAAATATTGTTTGTTCAAGTCCAATGGagacagtttttaaacaattaaacCTTTGCCTTTCACCATTTGAAACCCAAACGCTTCAGCACCAAGTATCTGAATGGGAAACGGACTATAAAACAAACTGACTTCAAAGATTTTCATTGCCCAAAGCTCAGGGAAGTGTAAAAAGCATACCAAGCAATAAGTAAACTAGAAAGGGAATAATTTTGAAACACTGAAGTGCTTTTAATAACAAAAGTATACAAACTTGTTTGCTTACAACACAAGTTACATTGACAGTGTCCCCCCTGTTTAGTTTCAACATCAGATTTGAGATGCCACTCTAatgacactgaagtcaatgagaatctagGATGGCACAAACCCTGCAGGCACAGGCCAAATTGCAGCACTGGGGCCACTGCTCTTTTTAGTCTCTCCACACAAATAGGCGGCCACTTCAGACTGAATTCCTCTGCACTTAACGGGAACAGCTCAAAGTGACTGCTTAGCTTTCACTCACTATCACTTGCAAAAGCAACACAGATCTCCCTGTTGTGGTGACTGCAACTCCTTACCTCCTGGCCATATCAACTTGATCAAACTCTCCCTTGGCTAGCAGGGACCGCACCACACACCTGGCCATGGCTGTGTCATCTGTGTAGCAGAGCGTTTCTGAAAGAGAAGGCAAAAATACCAGATGATCATCCAAACACCAAGAGGTCCTATTGCTCCTCTAGAATCCCAATCCTATTTCTATACTGCTAGGGGAATTCTCTGTGAATCTGGAGTGTAAAAGCCTTGGCTGTATTTCCAGACACTCCGCTCTCTTAGCAGGCCTTGGGAGAGATTAAAAATTGTCACTGACTGCAGAGGCACAACTACAGCGGTGGAGGAACACGCCTTCACTAGTAATACATTAGgtggcagtagggtgaccagatgtcccgattttatagggacagtcctgatttttgggtctttttcttatgtaggctcctatcaccccccaccccctgtcccaatttttcacatttgctgtctggtcaccctaggtggcggTGTCAGTAAGAGAAACAAGACCAGTGATCTGGGATTAATATGAAAGAAACACAGTCAACGTGGAATCTAATTATTTCAAAAGAATGCATTCAAAGTGGTTCCAGGTACCAGTCCTGCACCAACTGGGGGCAGTTTTCAAGTGACAGttgctttttctaaaaaaaattctctcccccACACGCCTCCTGCATGAAAGCGACTAACCTCGGGCAGTTTGGACTGGGTGGTTCACATCCCTAGGGTAGAACAGAGTGTGCGGGGCAGACGGGTcaggctcccgggggggggggggggcacagggtgcACGGGGGGGGTTCAGCCCTGGGGGGGGACAGGGTATGTGGGGGGACAgacccccgggggggggcagggggcacgggGGGGTTCAGgcccggggggggcagggtgcgcgggggggggagggtatgcGGGGGGGTTCAGGCCCGGGGGGGCACAGGGTGCGCGGGGGGGTTCAGGCCCGGGGGGGCAGGGTGCGCGGGGGGGGTTCAGGCCCGGTGGGGGGACAGAcccgcaggggagggcagggtgcGCGGGGGGAAGTTCAGGACCCGGCAGGGGGACAGGgtatgcggggggcggggggggggtcaggacccGGGGGGGGCGGGTGCGCGGGacaggcccctggggggggggcagggcagggtgcgtGAGCCCCACGCCGGCCCCCACCTTTGCCATCCGCCTCCTCGCCGCTGCCCCCGGCCGGGCCCGGCGGCTCCAGGCCGCGGAGGTAGCGCAGCAGCTCGGGCAGCGCCACCACCTCCCTGCCCTCGAAGGTGGCGCCCAGGCAGTCCCCGAGCAGCGCCCCGGCCAGGCAGCCCCGGAACCGGCCCCGGGCCGGCGGGAGCCGCGCAGGGACCCGGCCCAGCGACCCGCCCGCCAGCGCCGCCGCCATCTTCTTCCGGCcgagggcaggggggcggggactGGTAACTGGGGGAAACGGGGGTGGGGCCCCAGGGGAGGGCGGGGCTAGGATCTGGGAGAAATGGGGGCGGAGCTAGTGCCTggaggtgtgggggcagggcccccggagggggaggggctggcacccTGAGGGAGGGCGGGGCtagtgcctgggggtgggggggcagggcccccaggggacaggggggggggaactggCACCCTGGGGGGTAGagctgggaggggcagagcaggaggagtttggggactgtgcatggggatggtgggggagaagaggtgtCACAGCAGCACCTGACTTCCTGCCCTTCCTTTTTCCTCCGAACTTGGAGGACATTTTCACTAGTGATATTTAAATCGCATTAGGCTGGAGCGGTGACACTAACTGAGAACTGGGGCAGTTCATACCCCTCAGAGCCGTTGCTTCAGGCGGTCTGCAGCCTACCACAGACCACCTTACATTAGTTTATAGCTGGGTCCCTGGTATAAGGTTTCCTAGGCTGTCCCACGGACTCGAGCCTGGGGCCTTATCTACCCTGGGGTTTTAGCCACCACTATAGCTGCAGTAGTGCAAGCACCTAATCTAGGCACAGTGAATGACTATTTACAATACTAGACCTGTACTGTTACACGAGGGATTTGTACAACCCCCTCACTGGGGCTAGAAAGCCCAGGGTAGACAGGACTTTTTATAAAATGAATGCTTAGTGGCAGTTGTCTTCTGCTCTAAACTCTATGAAAAACCCCAGGCTGGTAGACATGGCGGGAACCTGCCCACGTTGACAGGTATGAAGATGTTGGTTTTCCCCTAAATTCCGGTCCTGCAAACTCACCTTGGCATCTGGAAATCAAGCTGGGTTCCTTTCTACAGGGTCCATTGCTGTAGCATCTGTGCCCCATAAACACATTTAATACTGGTGATAAAGAGTGAGccagagacaggcagacagacaggGCAAATGCTGATCCCAATTTCACAAGCATAACAAGGACAgattgcaagctctctggggcagcaaCTATGTCTTCTTGGGTGTTTAGACAAGACCTAGCACATGGGGAGTGAGCACTACTGGGACACACACAACAACTGAGGGCCCACAGTGACTAGGCAACTAGCTCTTAGTTAACAAGTCCGTTGCCACAAGAGCCAGAGTGGACTCCAGCTCCCTTGTTTGTAGCAgcgttggctctgcagggctaagagaaggagaaaaaaaccaaaacattattttaaacattaaagcGGGCAGATCTGAATCTATCAGCACAGGAAGACGATCTGGAGAGGTACCACTGTTACACAGTTCCTTTTCAGAGCACAGTCCCGCACTTTAAAGGACTTAAATCACTAGAGAGTCCACATGGATTCAATCATCGTAAAATGCTTCCAACGCTGTCAGATGACAAGTGCTCTTGGGGACAGACTTTATTGTTTATAATGCTCCTTGGAGTGCAAGAAGCTATACAAATCATGCAAGGGGACAGACAGTTATAAAACAACTTCGGGGGCAGGAGAACAACATTGATCTAACATGACACAGATGTCAGCTTTCCTTGGTACGGAACTGAGTCTCTAGGAGTTTTATCTTCAGTCTGGCTCCATTGCCCAATGCTGTTCCCAGTGGATTAAgccagctccagctgcctgctCTTCAGGGGTGAGAGTGTACGGTTAGTGGTTCGGTTGAAGGTGTCAACCTCTGGCACAAATTTCTCAGCGGGGACTGTGAGTTTTCTCCTGCTGTCCATGCACTTGTTGTCCAGCATCAGGGAGTTAGCTTTGTAGCTCATATCAGTTTGGATGCGGTACAGGTGTTTATAGAGAGCGTCTAGGGCATCCCTGGGAAAAGCACAAGTTAGGGAGTCAGGGGTGCATTTGTGCCACTGAACTTGCCTCCTGGCATTGATGACAAATAATCAGCTTTCTGCTCTCTCACCACAACAAAAATCAGCACAGCTTTTGCCTTTGCCTTCAAGCTAACGCACACCAGAGCTACAGGGGAAGTTCCTGACTCATTGTACTTTATTGCTCAGGTCTCTTTAATAGCAAGCCCACATGCTGCTGCTGGAATGCAGCTCGCAAGAGACATGACGATGGGAATCTAACACATACCCAAGGCAGCATTTCTATTTCCCCATTTGTTCATCcaatttccccccacccttcaATAATTTTGTAAGTGTAGTCACACCATCCCACACCAGCTCTgccaatcctgacctgcagctccccctgctgtctCCAGTccagagctccccacacagccctaaTGGGGCACCCTGtttctgacctgcagcaccccctgctaagAACGTCACAAAGCCTTCTGGTGCTTGTTAACATCATTATTCTTTCTTGGATGCGTAACTCCCAAACCACATAGGAACATACTGTGACTGTGCAAGCTTCTGCTTCAGGGCGGCAATGGTGCCTTCCAGCTGATGGACCTCATCAGTTAATCCATACTGCGCCTACGAGTCAGGAACAGGCCGTAACAGTTAGTAGACCCAGTACTGGTTTTTGCTAGTTGCTATGGTTCCCCCAAGTTCCCCTTCCCTTAGCCCACCTCCCCACTTTGTTTCTATGCTTTAACTCACACAAGTATGGTGGATTCCTTTTTATTCATCTTTTAGTCTCCATTCAGTCCACACCTAAACGTATCTGATCATTTCGGAGCCACAGAAGCGCTATCTAGGGTTCCACCCTCACAACCTCAAATCCCTCATGGACAACGGGCATGCCAGGTTAGtatccatcccaccccacccccagcctacaGGCTCATCTGTACCTGATCCCGGCACAGCTCCATGTTGGGGCGGTAAGTCCGGGTCTCCAGGCGAGTGTGCGCGAGTTTTAGATCCCACATTTTCTTCCTGAGATCTTCCTCGAGGCGTCGGATGTCCTCTTCCATCTCAGCAATTTCCTCCAAGGTCTGAGGATTAAACACACACAGCACAAGGGATTGTTACCATCGTGCACTTACAGCTGTCCAGTTTAGTAAGGGTGCACTCAAAGACTGGCTTTTGGGTACTCCGGAAATTCCCAGGAGATCTAGATAGGGAACCAGCTGTGCTCAAGAAGGCTCCAGCCTTTCTGGGGTTTTACCAGGCTGGAAATGGTTTTTAAACAAGGACTAAAGGACTTCTGCTCAAATAGGGTTAAACACAGCTTGCTCAGCTTGTGTGGACCAGGCATCACTGCTTAAAAATCCAATTTCCACCCCAATCAGGCAAGGCATGCTGTGGTTGTTTCAGGGCTGCCGTGGGATGGGTTAATAGGGCGAGATATAAGGTCCCAAACTGGCTTCTCGGCCTGCAGATGCCAATGAGCATCAATTGTGTTGTGGACCGAGAGCCACTGAATTATTTCACTCACACCACTGAATGGGCTTCAGATAGGAACATTTTTCAGTCAGTGTTGAGCTGGGCTGGATTCGAAGCAGTTTGCGGATCGTCCCTCTGTGATCCCTGTAATTCCATTTCTCTGCCTTCACAGGATCAATCAGAAAAAGCGGAATTTTCCTTTGTATTTGAATAGCAAGGATAAAACCCAAGGAGAGGATAAACAGCTTAGACTTGTCTGCGGTGTCATACTAGCTGCTTATCAACAATATGGCCCTGTTGACCTGAGCACTGCAGAGAAGCTGTGGCTGGGATGCCTTGAGCTCGCACAGCTGATGCCTTGCATCCACACACAACAGCTGCCTGAAGTGTTTTATAAGTGCTGGGTGTACCAGGCAATCACAACACCTGCTTTAGCTTGGGTCCCGCTGACCCCGTGTGGGCTACAATGATTTCTCCCCGGGATGAACAGGCGGCCATGTGTTGCAGCCGTACCAGATCAGCTAGTCATGCTGACATCCTCCCAATGTGCAGTCTCTCTCATTTGGAAGTTATCCAAAAGCTGCTCCTGGTACCAATGCTGGGCACTGTGGGATAGATGCCATAGCAGTCCCACATTGCACTGGGAGAGCCGTGGCAGGTAGGTATGTGCCAGGGAGTGGATGTACCAAGAGGTTTCCGTCAGAAACGCCTCTTGCACTGGGGTGTGCTGAACCGCAGCAAGGAAGCATTTCATGCCATCAAGTGTCGCTTGCAAGAGATACGCTCTGAAGATAGAATCTCACTCAAGGGCGCTTGACAGTGAAGGAAACAAGCCAGAAATTTACGTTCTTCTCCTGCCATTTCAGCTCGTCGTAGGCTTTTTCAAACTCCCGGATCCTCTTCCGCAAGGCGAACTCCGCGGCCACCCGCTGAGCTTCCAGCTCGTTGTTTGTCTAGAGGGAAAACAAGTTAAAGGTCGTGCATGTGCCTCTAGGAGGCGTCTCCCCTGCACTGTTAAAGCAATTACCCTGCTCCCTCCATAACACACACCCCTCGCTTTCAGGGCCCTCACCTTTCGCCTGCCCATCCCATGCTCCTCTACAGTTTCCCTGTGCCCTTCATCACCCCAACGCTCATTATTATTTGTCTGGTCAAAACACCCAGGAGCCAACtgcgctaggggctgtacagacaAAGAACCAACAGACAGTCCCAggtgcccccaaagaacttaaaGCGTAAATATAAAGCCAAGAGACAGATGCACAGACAGGCAGATGGGGGAGTATAAGGAAACAATAACTCAGTTATTGGGCCCTTCTCAATAGCTCCCTCTATGCCTGGAACCGCCTCCTGGTACATCCCCCAACGTTTCAACAGACTTCCCTCTTCTCTTCCAAAACCACTTCTGCCCATATCCGTGCTACACCACTCTCCATGCCAGATCTGTTTGGAGTCCATGGtctgctctttggggcaaggcaGACGCCTTGTGAGATCAGTAGAGAGCTGCGAAACACTCATGATGCCAAGGAATAATCTAGTGAGGCacgtttgcctttttaaaaatcactattCAGGAAACAGCAGTCATCTGACAGCCAAAGGAAACTTCCCTTCCCACGAACCAGCAGCACCACACAGCAGGTCCAAGCCTAGTTTGACTGAACTATTCAGATGGGTGCTGTAGGGTTAATTTTGATTTGGCTTTTTCAAGCCTTCCCTCCCCAAAAGGCACAATGTAACCCCCGCCTATTTCTAAGCTGCGAAGCAGGCTGCATTCACCCAGCCATCCCCACTGGGGAACACATGACTTAACATCACCCAGCTTAACATCTATTAACTGCACCGATGGTTTCTGCATCGGTGATGGGCAATTTATTTACCTGAGCAATGGTGAGTGCTATGGCTTCCCGCAGCTCAGTGGAGGCTTTCATTTCCGCCTCTGCTCGGTCTTTGTTGTACTGGCTGTACTGGTCCCACTGCTCAGGCGTTGTTGATCTAGAATGCCAAGAGCGCCCAACAGGACAGGCTGTTTAAACTCATGCCTCGGGCAATAAGCTGAGTGACTGCAAGAGACAGCTTGGAAGAAACCTCTCCATGCCAAGGTGGAAACACTTTCTACAATTGCAAAGAGACTCCGATttcaaggccagatgggaccactgtgatcatcctcTGACCTGCTGCACAACACAGACCAGGGAATCACACCCGGGGATTCCTGCATGGAGCCCAACATCTTTTGAGATATCCAAACATTGATTGAAAGGCTCCAAAAGATGGAGAATTTACCCCACCCCCTTGGGTATTCTGATCATTACCCTCACTGTGAAActagcatggtctagtggttacaacAGGGAGGCCggtctcctgggttctcaccacaAGTCTGTCATTGACTTGCTGGGACACTTTGGACAATtctcttccccctctgtgcctcagtttccccttctataaaatggggatgctaTTAAGTCACAtcacaaggatgttgtgaggctCACGTGTGCCCACAAAGAGCTTTGAAACACTCAGGCGGAGGGAGGGTGCTTGGGAAGGACCAATGGTTATTGGTAACGACGATCACTGGGAGTATGGAGAAAGGGAGGGCTTGCTTCTCTGAGTACCGTATCTGATATCACTCACTGCTAGCAGCAGAGCCAGTAAGACAGCCCTGAATTCAGCTCTTGGTGTTTTAAACTCTAGGCCAGGCTGTCTGCTAATTGAGCCAGTCATTTCCACGAGGCACCAGAAACTCTACTAAAGGCGGCAAGAGTCCCAAGTCTTTCCAGCATCAGCATGAAGGTTAAAACAGCCTGGATTTGGCCACAAGAGGGCTGGTTGTTCCCTTACCCAATTGGGACCCGGGTTGGATTGACCTTGAACGAGATGTTGGGAGAGTTGACGTTGAGGGAGGAACAGACCCGGTCTATCTCCAGTGCTTCCATTTTTCCCCGGTGATCAAAGTTGAGCTGCTGGCGTGCTTCCTGCAAGAGGCTGCCAAAGAAGGGGTAGGATAAGCTGCATTTGTCACTGTCAGCAGGCTGAAAAAGATGTTAGTGGATCAGCCAGTGAAAATCTCTCTCCTTGGCAGACCGAGCCTGGCTCAGACATGGGCTGCCAGACAGATTCACTCAGGGAGGAAACAGCCTTGTCCATCCGAGGTtagaaaatcatagaatatcagggttggaagggacctcaggaggtcatctagtccaaccccctgctcaaagcaggaccaatccccagacagatttttgccccagatccctaaatggccccctcagggattgaactcacaaccctgggtttagcaggctaatgctcaaaccactgagcgatccctCCCCCTTTACAGAGACAGTGAGTCAGACCAGCCGTCCAACTGGCCTAAAATCGGTTCACTTTTTCAAAGCTTTCTTGGGAACCATGGGGGCTAGAGACTCGATtgggcttttttttaaataaataaatgatgagATTCTATAGCACCAGGCTGGCCCCGGGGGACCCTCCACAGGGACAACCCTTACtcagtggcgcagctgtagctGCTCCTTGAACCAACTGCCCGCGTGTGACTCAAGTGCAGTGACTTGTACAGCAGTGACCCAGAAGGGCGAAGGGCCCAGCAGGCTGGGCACTGCAGGGTACGGTTTTGAAAGAGGCTTGTGCTTTGGGGCATAAGATGCCTTCGAGGGGCCTGGATTTTCAGGAAGTGCTAAGCCCCCTCCTTTGAGAATCAGGTACCTgccaggtgtctcaagttgggatcCCAAAACCACTAGGCAAAAGCTCAGGCCTACCCTTTAGCTGCCACActtgctccctcccccttcccttgttTCATAAATGCCACGATTCCAGCAACACTTCCAACATTCGTTCTTAACAGGCCCACTCTGGCAAGGGACACTATCGGGCATCGCCGTGAGGCGCTGACGCAACGTGTAATACTGCCTATGTCGCCGTGTGGCCGCAAAGCATGCTCTCTGCTCGGACGCTGGCCAGTCTGGAGGCAGGGGTGCGCCCTGCTAGCCCAAAGCCCCATACAGAGAGACACGATTTGGAGTCACCGGCGTGGGGGGGGAACCACCCCGAGCTCTGCTGCTCGACTCACCAGAGCTGCTCGAAGGCCTCGCTCACTTTCTGCTGCAGATCTCTCTTGGCTCCATCGATCACCTCCACCTCCTTGTGCAGCTCGTCCTCCACGGGGTCCTTCACCACATCAATGGCTCGGCGGCTCTCCCGAAGCGTCAAGCACTCAATCGCCACGTCCAAGGGCAAGTTCTTGGCCTGCAGCGCACGTTCCGCTGCCTCCTTCATCTGGTGGGGAGAAGGCAGCTCGGGTTAGGGATGCGGTCCCTCCTTTGGGGGTGTTCCCGTCATGATAGCCTCCTCCTAGCCACCTCTGGAAGCAGCTTTTAAACCTTGTAGCGAGTGGCTCACTGCTGCAGTCTACTGGGTGCAATGTGCTCCAGTTGCCTGCTTCTGTCGATCGGGCC from the Emys orbicularis isolate rEmyOrb1 chromosome 23, rEmyOrb1.hap1, whole genome shotgun sequence genome contains:
- the ADPRS gene encoding ADP-ribosylhydrolase ARH3; the encoded protein is MARCVVRSLLAKGEFDQVDMARRFAEEHKKEPDRGYGMAVVKVFKKLLSPKCSDVFEPARVQFNGKGSYGNGGAMRVAGVSLIYPEVQDVKKFAKLSAELTHANSLGYNGAILQALAVHLALQGELSRESFLEQLIGHMEDVEADDKSLADARAMGFEELPFSRRLKKIKEFLELSTVPKSDVLLELGNGIAALESVPTAIYSFLRSMKSDPDIPDHYNNLQRVIIYCISLGGDTDTIATMAGAIAGAYYGEEQVPPCWEQSCEAFQETEMLANSLHELYCQRL
- the TEKT2 gene encoding tektin-2, encoding MATLSVKPGQRFSVPDWHTNANLISTNAERQRSASHQIRQEARTLRNETNNQTQWDEHDNRTRLAERIDSVNRWKETLDKCLTDIDTEIDALAKMKEAAERALQAKNLPLDVAIECLTLRESRRAIDVVKDPVEDELHKEVEVIDGAKRDLQQKVSEAFEQLCLLQEARQQLNFDHRGKMEALEIDRVCSSLNVNSPNISFKVNPTRVPIGSTTPEQWDQYSQYNKDRAEAEMKASTELREAIALTIAQTNNELEAQRVAAEFALRKRIREFEKAYDELKWQEKNTLEEIAEMEEDIRRLEEDLRKKMWDLKLAHTRLETRTYRPNMELCRDQAQYGLTDEVHQLEGTIAALKQKLAQSQDALDALYKHLYRIQTDMSYKANSLMLDNKCMDSRRKLTVPAEKFVPEVDTFNRTTNRTLSPLKSRQLELA